A region from the Halosolutus gelatinilyticus genome encodes:
- a CDS encoding amphi-Trp domain-containing protein, with protein MADTTSTTDEVTRDEAADLLQEVARELRGEGPADVHVGNKTLRLLPASIVEYGIEVEERSPMLGGDREEITLSLGWEVENAED; from the coding sequence ATGGCCGATACCACCAGCACCACGGACGAGGTCACCCGCGACGAAGCGGCGGATCTCCTGCAAGAGGTCGCGCGCGAACTCCGCGGCGAGGGACCGGCGGACGTTCACGTCGGAAACAAGACGCTGCGCCTGTTGCCCGCGTCGATCGTCGAGTACGGCATCGAGGTCGAGGAACGATCGCCGATGCTCGGCGGCGATCGCGAGGAGATCACGCTCTCACTCGGCTGGGAGGTCGAGAACGCCGAGGATTGA
- a CDS encoding fumarylacetoacetate hydrolase family protein, which produces MRLARIATDDGPVVGRYEDGVVHADDGTYEIDESRLLPPCEPSALYCVGRNYAATLDQMAYERPEEPDFFIKPPASLLGHGDPIPYPNFTDELTYAGELAAVIDEPCHDVPEDEVTDVVRGYTIMNDVDALDQQGRTARKAFDGSGPLGPWIETDVDPTAIEMRTDVAGERRQEANTELMLFDPYEIVSYLSKRFTFRSGDVVAFGSPANPGLIEHGDAVEITYEGLGTLRNTVVESIE; this is translated from the coding sequence ATGCGACTGGCGAGAATCGCGACTGACGACGGCCCGGTCGTCGGTCGGTACGAAGACGGCGTCGTTCACGCCGACGATGGAACGTACGAGATCGACGAGAGCCGTCTTCTGCCGCCCTGCGAACCCTCGGCGCTGTACTGCGTCGGCCGGAACTACGCGGCGACACTCGACCAGATGGCGTACGAGCGACCGGAGGAACCCGACTTCTTCATCAAGCCGCCGGCCTCGTTGCTCGGCCACGGCGACCCGATCCCCTACCCGAACTTTACCGACGAACTGACCTACGCCGGCGAACTCGCGGCCGTCATCGACGAACCTTGTCACGACGTCCCCGAAGACGAGGTTACCGACGTCGTCCGCGGCTACACGATCATGAACGACGTGGACGCGCTCGACCAGCAGGGTCGCACCGCACGAAAGGCCTTCGACGGCTCCGGTCCGCTCGGCCCCTGGATCGAAACCGACGTCGATCCGACGGCGATCGAGATGCGAACCGACGTCGCCGGCGAGCGGCGACAGGAAGCGAACACCGAACTGATGCTGTTCGATCCGTACGAAATCGTCTCGTACCTCTCGAAGCGGTTCACGTTCCGATCGGGCGACGTCGTCGCGTTCGGCAGTCCGGCGAACCCCGGCCTGATCGAACACGGCGACGCCGTCGAGATCACGTACGAGGGGCTCGGAACCCTGCGGAACACCGTGGTCGAGTCGATCGAATAG
- the dhaK gene encoding dihydroxyacetone kinase subunit DhaK, which produces MKKLINDPENVVDEMLEGMLTAHDLRRLDGTEVVVRSDAPVEGKVGIVSGGGSGHEPTHAGYIGDGMLDGAAAGAVFTSPTADQLSEMVQACDGGEGVFCVVKNYEGDVMNFETAMEMAEMEADTEVEYVVTNDDVAVEDSLYTSGRRGVAGTVFVHKIAGAMAHRGGDLAEVKRVAEKANENVGTMGMALTSCVTPDKGEPTFDLGDDEIELGIGIHGEPGTQRTEHMSADEITDHLTEAVLEDLDLDAGTEVATMVNGMGGTPLMELYVVNRRLQEILDDRGLETWDARVGDYMTSLDMMGCSITVLELDDELKELLAYPAETPGLTVVD; this is translated from the coding sequence ATGAAGAAGCTCATTAACGATCCCGAGAACGTCGTCGACGAGATGCTAGAGGGGATGCTCACGGCTCACGATCTGCGACGACTCGACGGCACTGAGGTCGTCGTACGGAGCGACGCGCCGGTCGAGGGGAAAGTCGGCATCGTCTCGGGCGGCGGCAGCGGCCACGAGCCGACCCACGCCGGCTACATCGGCGACGGAATGCTCGACGGCGCGGCCGCCGGAGCGGTGTTCACGTCGCCCACCGCCGACCAGTTGAGCGAGATGGTCCAGGCCTGCGACGGCGGCGAGGGCGTCTTCTGCGTCGTCAAGAACTACGAGGGAGACGTGATGAACTTCGAGACGGCCATGGAGATGGCCGAGATGGAGGCCGACACCGAGGTCGAGTACGTCGTCACCAACGACGACGTCGCGGTCGAGGACTCGCTGTACACCTCCGGCCGTCGCGGCGTCGCCGGGACGGTCTTCGTCCACAAGATCGCCGGCGCGATGGCCCACCGGGGCGGCGACCTGGCGGAGGTAAAACGCGTCGCCGAGAAGGCGAACGAGAACGTCGGCACGATGGGAATGGCGCTGACGTCCTGTGTCACCCCCGACAAAGGAGAGCCGACGTTCGACCTCGGCGACGACGAGATCGAACTCGGGATCGGCATCCACGGCGAGCCGGGGACCCAGCGCACCGAGCACATGTCCGCGGACGAGATCACCGACCACCTCACCGAGGCCGTCCTCGAGGACCTCGACCTCGACGCGGGGACGGAGGTCGCGACCATGGTCAACGGCATGGGCGGCACCCCGCTGATGGAACTGTACGTCGTCAACCGCCGCCTTCAGGAGATTCTCGACGATCGCGGCCTCGAGACGTGGGACGCTCGGGTCGGCGATTACATGACGTCGCTCGACATGATGGGCTGTTCGATCACGGTGCTCGAACTCGACGACGAACTCAAGGAACTCCTCGCGTACCCGGCGGAGACGCCCGGCCTAACGGTGGTCGACTGA